The Haloarcula sp. H-GB4 genome segment GACACCGCGCCGTATACGGACGAGGCAGACCGGTCGTGGCTGTTCCGCTCCATCGGCTACGGTCACGACGAGTCCCACTGGAAAGACGTGGTGTCGACGCTACGGATGGTCGGCTACGACGGCGCGCTCTCTATCGAACACGAGGACTCGCTGACCAGCGCCCGCGAGGGTCTGGAGAAAGCAGTCGACGTGCTCGACCGCGCCGTCTTCGAGACCCAGCCCGGCGACGCCTACTGGGCTGAGTAAGCAATAGAACCAGCGAAACGGCTTTCTCCGACACTTAGGCTTATATAGTATCTGTGAGATACTACGACTGGACTATCCCATCCAGTGACACGATATGGACATCGAACTCACCCACAAACCCTCGTATACGCACGTCCGCGCTTCCCTCGACAGCGGCGAATCGATACTCGCCGAACCCGGCGCGATGGTCAGCCACTCGCCGACTATCGAAATCGAAACGACGACGAGCCGGGACGGCCTCCTCAGCTCCGCGAAGTCGATGCTTGGCGGCGAGTCGCTGCTCGCAAACGAGTTCACCGCCCGGGGCGGCCCCGGAACGGTCACTCTCGCGCCGCCGACGCCGGGTGACGTCCACCACCACGAGCTCACAGGCGAGACGCTGTACGCTGTCGATGGGGCGTTTCTGGCGGCCGACCCCGACATCGATATCGACTCCGAGTTCGGCGGTATCAAGTCGATGCTGGCCGGTGCAAGTATCACGCCGCTGGCGCTGAAAGGGACTGGGAACGTTCTCATCGAGGCGTTCGGTGGGCTGGAGACCGTCGACCTCGACGCCGGTGAGTCCTACACTGTCGACAACGACCACGTCGTCGCCTGGGAGGAGTCGGTCAACTTCGACGCCCATCGCGTCGGCGGACTGAAGTCGACGGTCCTCAGCGGTGAGGGCCTCGTGATGGATTTCACCGGCCCCGGAACGGTCTGGTACCAGACACGTGGCCTCTCCTCGTTCACCTCGGCCATCGCGGACGCGCTGCCCGGGACAGGTGACAACGGCGGTAACTCAACCGGTATAGACGACTTCATCTGAGTCCCGTCGGAAGTCCGCCGAAGAACAGCCGCGTTCAGGAGAGCGCTTGCGTGATGTCCGTCGACGAAACCATCCCGACGTAGTCCTGGTGTTCGTCAATGACTGGAAGGTGCTTGATATCGTAGGTCGTCATCATCGCTGCCGCTTCGCCCAGTTCGAGCGAGGTCGTCACCCGCTCGACCGGAGCCGTCATCACGTCATCAACGGTCGCCGACGAGAGGTCTTTCCCGGTCGCGACGGCATCGACAATGTCGGTGGTGGTGATGATGCCCGCCTCTGCTCCCGGCACGAAGATGCCGTTGATGTTCTGCGCCTGCATCTGCGTCGCGGCCGCTTTGACGGTTTCGTCAGCAGAAATCGTCTCTAACGGCGTCGACATGATGTCCTCGATACGGACGGTCGTTTCAGTGGCCATGGAGTATCAACACGGGCATCCGGTTTTGGCTTTTCCCTCGGCGCGGCCCGCCGCCCTGCCGTCACCATGAGCATTATCTCGGCCCCGAGTGAACAGTCGGCTATGACCCTCGATATCGGCATGCTCGGCTATCGGTTTATGGGCAAGGCTCACGCAAACGCGCTGGACCGCCTGCCCATGTTCTTCCCCGAAGCGCCCGCCGTCAACAAGGACGTGCTCGTCGGCCGCGACGAAGACGCGCTGGCCGACGCGGCCGACCAGTTCGGTTTCGACCGGATCGCAACGGACTGGCAGGATATCGTCGACGAGGTGGACGTGTTCTATAACCTCGGCCCGAACCACATCCACGCCGAGCCGTCCATCGCGGCACTGGAGGCCGGTACGCCGACGTTCTGTGAGAAGCCACTCGCACCCACGCTCGATACGGCTGAGGAAATGGCCGAGGCCGCTGCTGACGCTGACGTGCCCGCAGGGGCGGCCTTCAATTACCGGTTTGTTCCGGCCATCCAGTACGCGAAGGGGCTCATTGACGACGGCGTCCTCGGCGAAATTCATCACTTCCGCGGCCAGTATCTTCAGGACTGGCTGGTCGACCCAGAGGCACCGTGGTCCTGGCGCAACGACGAGGAGATGGCCGGCAGCGGGGCACTCGGCGACCTCGGGTCGCATACCGTCGACCTGGCCCGGTTCCTGCTCGGCGACGCCGCCGGGGAGATAACAGACGTGAGCGGGCACCTCCGAACGTTCACCGAGGAGCGCCCTGTGGAGGGCAGCGACGAGACGCGCCCGGTGACTGTCGACGACGCCTACAGCGCCCAGATCGCGTTCGACGGCGGCACGATGGGAACACTAGAAGCGTCCCGCGTCGCCAACGGACACAAGAACGCCCACACCATCGAAATCGAGGGGTCGAAGGGTGCAATCAAGTTCGACCTCGAGCGGCTGAACGAACTGCAGGTCCTCACAGAGGGCGACCGGGGCTTCCAGCAGGTGCTCATCACGGACGAAGACGACCCCTACGTCGACCACTGGTGGCCCCCCGGCCACGTAATCGGCTGGGAGCACACGTTCGTCCACGAGAACTGCGAGTTCCTCTCGGCCGTGGCCGACGGTGGGCCACAGGAGCCGTCCTTCGCCGACGGCCTCGCCGCACAGCGAGTCCTCGACGCTATCGAGCGAAGCGACGCCCGCGGCGAGTGGGTCAGCCTGTAGGGCCGCGAACCGAAACCCCCTTTCGGCGGCCACTGGTAGGAACTGGCATGCTCTCTATCGCGCTGGCCGGGAAACCGAACGCCGGCAAGTCTACTTTCTACAAGGCGGCGACGATGGCCGACGTGGACGTGGGGAACTACCCATTCACGACCATCGATGCCAACCGCGGAGTCAGCCACGTCCGAACGGAGTGCCCCTGTCTCGACCGGGAGGACCGCTGTGGTGACGACAACTGCCGGGATGGTAAGCGCTACGTCCCGGTGGAACTCATCGACGTGGCCGGCCTCGTTCCCGGCGCACACGAGGGCCGTGGCCTCGGGAATCAGTTCCTCGACGAACTGTCGACCGCCGACGTAATTCTCAACGTCGTCGACGCCTCCGGCGGGACTGACGCCGAGGGCGAACCAGTCGAAGTCGGCGAGCACGACCCTGTCGAGGATGTCCACTTCATCGAAGAGGAGATGGACCTGTGGATCGCCAGCATCGTCGAGCGCAACTGGGAGTCAATCGAACGCCAGTCCCGCTCGCCGGATTTCAAACTCGACGAGTCGCTCGTGGACATGCTGGCCGGCGTCGGAGCCTCCGAACTTGACGTGGCGCGGACGCTGCGGGACCTGGAGTATCCCGAGGACCCCATCGCCTGGACCGACGAGCACCGCAAGGCGCTGGCGACGGAGATCCGCCAGCGGACGAAGCCGCTCGTCGTCGTTGCGAACAAGGCCGATATCGCCCCGGAGGGGAACATCGAGGCCCTGCAGGAGGCTGCTGACGTGGTCGTGCCCGCGACGGCCGACGGCGAACTCGCACTGCGCAACGCGGCGCAGGCGGGGGTCATCGACTACGACCCGGGCGACCCGGACTTCGATATCGTCGGCGACGTGAGCGACCAGCAACGAGAGGGGTTGAACCGCATCCGTGACGTGATGGACGAGTGGGGCGGCACCGGCGTTCAGGGCTCGCTTGACACTGCTGTTTACGACCTGCTCGACCATCTGACGGCCTACCCTGTCCAGAACGAAACGCACTGGACCGACGGGCAGGAGAACGTCCTCCCCGACGCGTTCTTGCTACGGCAGGGTGCGACGCCAAAAGACCTCGCCTATGCCGTCCACTCGGACATCGGCGACGGCTACATCCACGCCGTCGATGCTCGTGAGAACCGGCGTATCAGCGACGAGACGGAACTCGAAGAGGGAGCGGTCATCAAAATCGTCAGCGACGCGAACTGAGGTTCTTGGCCCGTTACGACACGCTCGTTTTCACTCCGGCAGCAAATCCTGTAGCGTTGCCCGTATATCCTCGCTCCCGGGACTCTGTGGCACTTGCCCGAGTACGTCCTGTCCGAGTCGCTCCGTCGCCGCGCCGACTGAAAGCCTGTCCAAGAGCGATCCGTACTTCAGCGCCAGCCGCGGCGACACGTCGAACAGCAGGTCGCGCTTCCCGATGAGCGAGTGGGTGATCGACAGGATTTCGACGGCGTTGTCGACGTACTGCTGTCTGCTGTCGTCGTCACCGTAGCCAGCCAGTGAAGCCAGCAGGAACGCCTCCAGTTCTGCCTCCCGGTCGTGGAGCGCCGGCGGGTCCGAGAGCACGGTCGTTCCGTCGGGCCGTTCCGGGAGCATACTCCGGCGCGGCGCATACGAGAGGACAGCGCCGGTAGTGGGCGTGGTTGCAGCGGGTAGTGGCACGGCCAGGCGCTTCGATGGGTTCGTATCGGTGAAGACGACGTGGAGGTTTGCTGGTTCGCCGCGTACCGGCTCGTCCCAGCCGTCAGGGCTGTGCTCGTAGCCGCGTCGGAGCGCTTCCCGGAGCGTTCGCTGAATCCGTCCGGACTCGCCCTGCAGTTCCAGGTGGAGTACGACGGGGCCGTCACCGCTCTCGTCGATGAGTGACCACAGGGTCGGAAGCGCGTCCGCAGCGCCGGCCGAAAGTTCGTAGCAGGCCGCGTCTTGTTCTGCGGCCAGCAGTCGGGCGAGCGTGCTGCCGCGCCAGCCGGTTAGGTCGGCCACGTAGAACCACGGGAGCGTGTGTATTGGGCCGACTGCAGCGTCACCGGCCACCGTATCGATAGTCGGCGGGACCGTTTCGAGATAGCGCTGGATAGTCGCTAGTTCGGGTGCAAAATATTCGGTCGCCGCTGGGGGCAGGTCGGTTGTCCGGCGACGATGGTCGTCGACTGAAGCCATACCACCTGTAGGCCCGTGTGCCGGAAAATGGTGACGAGAGAACGACTGACAGTGAGTCAAGCATTCGCGACTGGCGTGTCCGTCCCGACAGCCTCCGATTCCGAAGCCACTCCCGCCCGGCGAATCGGTCCCTCTCTCACGCACTCCGCTTCAGTGTCGTTTCTGACCAGCGAAGGGAAACCCGTTTTTTGCCCCGTCCCGAACCAAGGGTATGAACGTACGGACGATAGCCGACTTAGGCCCCGACGAACGGGCCGCTTTCTTCGACCGCGACGCCGGTGTCGACGCCGTCAGAGACGATGTCCGCGATATTGTCTCGCAGGTCCACGAGGAGGGCGACGTGGCGCTTCGGCGATTCGCTGAGGAGTTCGACGATGTCTCAGTGGGCAACATCGACATCACGGACGCCACCGAGCGGGCCTACGAGGAAATCGACGACGACGTGCGCGAAGCCATCGAGGACGCCGCGGCGAACATCCGTGCGTTCCACGAACGACAGGTCCCAGAGGACTGGCGTGACGACTTCGACGGGCGCGAACTGGGTCGCCGGTTCCGCCCGCTCGACAGCGCCGGCGTGTATGCCCCCGGCGGGACAGCAGCCTACCCCTCCAGCGCGCTGATGGGCGTCATCCCGGCGAAGGTCGCCGGCGTCGAGCACGTCGCCGTCGCCACCCCACCAGCCGAGGAGGTCAACCCTGTCACGCTGGCTGCCATCCACGTCGCCGGGGCCGACGCCGTCTATCAGGTCGGCGGCGCACAGGCCATCGCAGCATTGGCCTACGGGACCGAAACCGTCAGCGCAACGGACATCGTCGTCGGCCCCGGCAACCGCTGGGTCACAGCGGCGAAGGCCGAGGTCCGTGGCGATGTGGCAATCGATTTC includes the following:
- a CDS encoding TIGR00266 family protein; this encodes MDIELTHKPSYTHVRASLDSGESILAEPGAMVSHSPTIEIETTTSRDGLLSSAKSMLGGESLLANEFTARGGPGTVTLAPPTPGDVHHHELTGETLYAVDGAFLAADPDIDIDSEFGGIKSMLAGASITPLALKGTGNVLIEAFGGLETVDLDAGESYTVDNDHVVAWEESVNFDAHRVGGLKSTVLSGEGLVMDFTGPGTVWYQTRGLSSFTSAIADALPGTGDNGGNSTGIDDFI
- a CDS encoding cyclic nucleotide-binding/CBS domain-containing protein, with amino-acid sequence MATETTVRIEDIMSTPLETISADETVKAAATQMQAQNINGIFVPGAEAGIITTTDIVDAVATGKDLSSATVDDVMTAPVERVTTSLELGEAAAMMTTYDIKHLPVIDEHQDYVGMVSSTDITQALS
- a CDS encoding Gfo/Idh/MocA family protein encodes the protein MTLDIGMLGYRFMGKAHANALDRLPMFFPEAPAVNKDVLVGRDEDALADAADQFGFDRIATDWQDIVDEVDVFYNLGPNHIHAEPSIAALEAGTPTFCEKPLAPTLDTAEEMAEAAADADVPAGAAFNYRFVPAIQYAKGLIDDGVLGEIHHFRGQYLQDWLVDPEAPWSWRNDEEMAGSGALGDLGSHTVDLARFLLGDAAGEITDVSGHLRTFTEERPVEGSDETRPVTVDDAYSAQIAFDGGTMGTLEASRVANGHKNAHTIEIEGSKGAIKFDLERLNELQVLTEGDRGFQQVLITDEDDPYVDHWWPPGHVIGWEHTFVHENCEFLSAVADGGPQEPSFADGLAAQRVLDAIERSDARGEWVSL
- a CDS encoding redox-regulated ATPase YchF — encoded protein: MLSIALAGKPNAGKSTFYKAATMADVDVGNYPFTTIDANRGVSHVRTECPCLDREDRCGDDNCRDGKRYVPVELIDVAGLVPGAHEGRGLGNQFLDELSTADVILNVVDASGGTDAEGEPVEVGEHDPVEDVHFIEEEMDLWIASIVERNWESIERQSRSPDFKLDESLVDMLAGVGASELDVARTLRDLEYPEDPIAWTDEHRKALATEIRQRTKPLVVVANKADIAPEGNIEALQEAADVVVPATADGELALRNAAQAGVIDYDPGDPDFDIVGDVSDQQREGLNRIRDVMDEWGGTGVQGSLDTAVYDLLDHLTAYPVQNETHWTDGQENVLPDAFLLRQGATPKDLAYAVHSDIGDGYIHAVDARENRRISDETELEEGAVIKIVSDAN
- the hisD gene encoding histidinol dehydrogenase, coding for MNVRTIADLGPDERAAFFDRDAGVDAVRDDVRDIVSQVHEEGDVALRRFAEEFDDVSVGNIDITDATERAYEEIDDDVREAIEDAAANIRAFHERQVPEDWRDDFDGRELGRRFRPLDSAGVYAPGGTAAYPSSALMGVIPAKVAGVEHVAVATPPAEEVNPVTLAAIHVAGADAVYQVGGAQAIAALAYGTETVSATDIVVGPGNRWVTAAKAEVRGDVAIDFLAGPSEVMVVADSDADPELVAADLVAQAEHDENASVVAVTDDETLAEQVVDAVDKQADGREREAVIRAALDNDASGVLLARSMSEAVLFAEEYAAEHLSIQAADDESLLERIPSAGSVFLGPYSPVAAGDYATGTNHVLPTGGSARVTGGLSVDTFVRSTTVQRLSEDSLGDIADTITTLAEAEGLDAHAESVRKRFE